GAGCTTGCGGGTGGTGCGATTCAGCAGCCGTACGCCGTACTTCTGCTCCAGATACGCGATCTGCCGCGTCACCACGGATCGCGCCTGACCCATCTTGTCGGCTGCTGCCGCAAATGAGCCCAGTTCCACGACCTTCGCATAGGTCTGCATCGCGGTATGGGTGTCCAAGATTGTTTCCTATCGAGGAACAATAATTTGCAATTCTGCATGTTTATCTTTGTTTTTGGAATCGCAAGAATACGGCCCATGAAGAATCTGCCCGCTCCGGACGATTCGCTTATCTGCACAAGGATGACTGCAATGATTGATTCCCGTACCGCGCCGTATGCCGCGCTGCTCTTGCGCGTGGCGCTGGGCGTGATGTTCCTGGCCCATGGACTGACCAAGCTGCTGGTGTTCACGCTGCCTGGCACGGCGCAGTTCTTCGCTAAGATCGGCTTCGCAAGCTGGCTGGCCTATCCCGTCACGTTCTTTGAAGTGGCCGGCGGCATCCTGCTGATCCTGGGCGTGGTGCCGCGCTGGGTGGCTGCGATTGCCGTGGTGCAGCTCTTTGCGGCCTCGACGGTCCACTTCGGCAATGGCTGGGGTTTCGGCAACCCGGGCGGCGGCTGGGAATATCCGATCTTCCTGACGGTGGCGGCGGCCGTGCTGGCGCTGCTGGGCGATGGCAAGTTCGCGCTGGTCAAAAGCGGTCGCCGCTGAGCGCTGGCGGCATCACACTGCTGAGCGCTCCGCGCATCAAACTGTTTACCGGGCCGGACGTGGCCCGCGCGAGGGCGGGGCCATAGAATGGCCTCGCCCTTTTTCACTTTTTACCGGAGTCGATATGTCACGGCCTGTGTTCCTGCGCGCGTTTGCCGCACTGCTGTTTTCCGTCCTGGCCTGCGCTGCTCAAGCCACCCCCGAACAGGAAGCCGCCAACAAGGCGGCTGTGCTGGCGTTCTATGAAAAAGGGCTGAACCAGAAAGACGCGGACGCTGCGCTCAAGTACGTCGGTGATCGCTATGTGCAGCACAATCCCAACGCGGCGGACGGCCCGGAAGGCTTCCGGCAATTCATCGCATTCCTGCGCGACAAGTATCCCGCCTCGCATAGCGAAATCAAGCGCGTGTTCACGGATGGCGATTACGTCATCCTGCATGTCCACGCGGTGCGCGAGCCGGGCACGCGCGGCAACGCCATCATCGACATCTTTCGCCTGGAAGGCGGCAAGATCGTCGAGCATTGGGATGCCGTGCAACCCATCCCCGAGAAGGCCGCCAACGGCAACGGGATGTTTTGAGTTTGCGCTGACCCGTCAGGCCGCGGGGGCGTGCGGGGCGGGGTCGAATCCCAGGCGCGCGGCGATGTCCGCCTGCGCGATTGCGTGCAGCGGCGCAGCCGCGTACACGTCAGGCCAGAGGGCTGTCATCGAATGGCTAGCCGCCAGTTCGGCCAGCGCGTCCAGCAGGGGTTCTCCGGCTTGCGTCCGCATCCTCTCCAGCAGCGGCTGCAAATCGCGATCGAGCACGATGCCTGCGCCCATCGGCGTCGATGCGTAGAGCTGGCCTTCATCATCCAGCCACCACGCGCTGACCGCGTCGATGGACACGTCCGTGTGCGTGATGAGGCCGCGATTGTCATCGGCAAGCCGCAACACAAGGGGCGCCGCGTCCAGACGCACGAACACCCGCTGCGGGCCGTTCTGGAAAAACCAGCGGCCCGCGTCATCGCGCTCGTAATTGCGGCTGATGAATTCCAGAATCTGCGTATTGGTGATCGGCTCGCCCGGCCCGCCGTCATTGGCCTGGCCCTGCGGATGAAGACGCCAGCGGCCGCGCGCATCCAGCGACAGCCATCCGAAGACGGCCGGCACATTCGGCCAGCGGGCGAGGGCGTCCTTTACCGATTGATCCATGGTCTCAGGGGCGGATGACGATCGTGGGCGAGATGACGATGCCAGGCTGCACCGGCATCACGGGTACCGCCACGGGTTGCGGCGCGTAACCATAAGCATAGTCGTCACGGCATTTGCGCTTTTCGCTGTAGTCGCCGTTGCGCTTCCACTTGCGTTCAACCTTGCAAGCGCCATCCCAATACTTTTCCTTGTACTCGCCGCCCTTGTGGCGGTGGTGATGGTGCTTGTCGTGCGCCTCCGCGGCCAGCGGCGCAAGTGCGATCAGCGCGGCGGCGGACAGGCTGAGGAAAGCGGGGCGGGTAGCCGAGCGGCGCGGCTGCGATTCCGGGATGTTGTGCATGGACTCATCGTTCAAATGAAAACGGGGTCACCATAACAATCATCCGGCTGACCGGGCGTAGGGATGGGTAACGAGATGAGAGGGGGAGGGGGAAAAGATGCTGGAGGCGCAAGCCGGAATCGAACCGACGTACACGGATTTGCAATCCGCTGCATAACCACTCTGCCATTGCGCCAGCACTTGCAAGAAAAAAGGAAGCGCGGTGTGGGCCGATGCTTCCTCTTTGTATTTGGAGCGGGAGACGAGTCTCGAACTCGCGACCTCAACCTTGGCAAGGTTGCGCTCTACCAACTGAGCTACTCCCGCAGGGTACTGCTTATGTACATCAGGTACTGCTTGTGTACATATTCACTGCTGTCTTTGGTGTTGACCGCTAGGGGTGCTGTTCACCAAAGACAGCGAGTGTACATGCTTTTTGGCGGGTTTGCAATGCGGGTGGATGTCTTGGGCTAGAGCAAGATTTCATTCTTCCTTGCGAGCCCGGATGGCACCAACGAGTAAGGCAAGGATCAAAAACATCAGGGGCGCAACCCGGAGCAAGGGTGTCTTGATAGTCTCCCAGGTACTTGGCTGCGGCGCGATGTAGGGTATGTATTTGAACTCCCGCCCTCCGATCACATCGATCATTGACATCCCAGCTTTCGGTGTGCGGGTGTCTGCGTCGTCATAACCCTCACCGGGCGAAAACTCGATTGCCGCCGCCACTTTTTGTGCGCGCATGATCGGTGTTTCCGTACTTGAATCTCCTGGCGTGATCACTTGAAGCTCCGCAGCCCACGTCTTGCCAAGACGAGCCGCGAACATGCGTGGTGACGTTTGTCGGGGCTCGGTGTGCGACCACGACACCACGTGCCGCTCCTTGTCGTAATGCGGGGGGTCTATCCATTCTGGCTTGGCGACAATGCCGTGCTGGATGTCCATGAACCCTTTGGCGTTCCTCAGAGGGTTGGTGAATTTGTCTTGAATTCTGTGGAGGATGCTGTCGGCATTCAGCGCCAGTTGCTCGGGCGCGAAGTGTCCGGGTTCGGATACTGTGATGAATGCGCCAAAGGTGTCGTCATCGTTGCTCACCAACGCACGAGATGAAAGCGTCTTGTAGCCGTGCGGCAGCATTTCAGCTGCCTCCGGCGCCAGATACTTGAATCCTTTAGGCACCTGCAAATAGACAGGCCCCTTGATCGCAATGCGGGCCGGCCCGTGAACCCACGGCGCCTTACGGTAAGCCTCTTCTATAGCGCGCTCTTTTCGCCAGACCTCGAGCCGAGCGACGACATCCTCGGGCAGGTCGCCCGCTATGCCCGCCTGCTGGGCCTGATCGATCACCTCCAGCAGCTTCCCGTCACCGATGCTTCCGCCGCGATCAAGGATGAGCTGGACCATGGGATTGCGCAGAATTTCCAGTTCGGCGCTAAGCGCTTCTTTGAAGGTCAGCGGCTTGGCGGGTTTTGCTTGGGCAGGGTCGGCCGTGGGCGCCGCGGAGGTTGGGGCAACAGTGCATACAAGCAGGGCCAGCAAGACAGTTACGACGAGGCTGAAACCGAGATGTTGTTCTTGTTTTACGGTTGATGCCGCATGAAATACACGGCAGGTGCGGGCGTGGCGCAGGCGCTGGAGAAGGCGCTGGAAAAGGCGGACCAATTTTGAATGCATCCCTGGGAGAGTTAATCGATAGATCGACAAATTCGATAACTGGGTGCCGGGTGAAATGCCGACCATCGGGCAACGGCGGATCATTTCATGGAGGATGTAGTCGCGGAATCAGATTAATCAGAAAAGCCGCTTGAATACCTCATCCAAATCAGAGGGCTCATCACGCAACGCAGTCCGCCAGCAGGGAAGGCTTGGATTCAAGCGTCATTCCCGGCAGGTCGCCAGAATGCGTTCCCGTGGCCCGGGTGCGCCCTGATGAATTGGAATGAGATGGCGTTGATCCGCGTGGATGCAGCCGGAGGCGAGTGGGCGCCGATGAACGAAAAAAAGGCCGAAAACATAGTTTTCGGCCTTCTTTCAATGAGCTGTGGACGTTGGTCCATGCCCACGTAAATTCGTGGAGCGGGAGACGAGTCTCGAACTCGCGACCTCAACCTTGGCAAGGTTGCGCTCTACCAACTGAGCTACTCCCGCATTTGCATACTGTCCTACTCGCTGAAGGCCCGTTTGGATCTTGACGATTCCGGCGGCTGTGCGATCAGCGAGGCGAGAGTATACATTAATTTTTTCATCCCTCAAGCCGGTCCGTGTGTACTGCAAGACTTGGCCTTCAGGCATGAAAAAAGGGCCTTTCGGCCCTTGCTTTCAACGAACTGCAGCATTGGAAAATGCTGCAGATCAAAATCTGGAGCGGGAGACGAGTCTCGAACTCGCGACCTCAACCTTGGCAAGGTTGCGCTCTACCAACTGAGCTACTCCCGCATTGGTTCCGCAAACTTCTCAGAACCGCTTTTCTTATTCACTCTGATCAACTTGGTTATCGATCAGAAGGCGCGCAGTCTAGCACGATTTTTTGAGCTTGTCCTGTGCCGGTCTGGCTGGCTGCGATTTGAAGTTCAAATCGGGTCAAGCACTCAATCAAGTAAACTGAGCGAAGACAGAAACTATAGCACACCACGTTGCACCCATGTCAAATTCCTTCGACGGACCCGCGCCCGATTCCTTGTGTCCGGCCGCGCAGGACCTCACTTGCCTGAACACGCTGGGACTCGCATCCCGGGCCGACGCGTTCGTCGCGCTGCGCGATCCCGCGCAATTGCCTGCCTTGTCGGCGCTCGCGCAAGCGGCGCCGTCGCTGCTGGTGCTGGGCGGCGGCAGCAACGTGGTGCTGCCCGAGCGCGTGCCGGGTCTGGTCGCTCGCGTGGCTTTTCAGGGGGTCCGCCTGCTGGAGGCGCGGCCGGACGCGTGGATCGTCGAGGCGGCGGGCGGCGAGAACTGGCACGGGTTCGTGTCGGCGTGCGTGGCGCAGGGGTGGGATGGCCTGGAAAACCTGGCATTGATTCCCGGTACGGTGGGCGCCTCGCCCGTGCAGAACATCGGTGCGTACGGCGTCGAGCTGCAGGAACGCTTCCATGGCCTGACGGCGTGGGATGTGCGCAAGGCGCGCTTTGTTGAGATGCAGGCGGCCGATTGCCGGTTTTCGTACCGCGACAGCACGTTCAAGCATGACGAGCCCGGCCGTTGGATCATCGTGAGCGTGCGCTTTGCGTTGCCTCGGCCCTGGCGGCCGGTGCTGGAGTATCCCGATCTGCAACGTCATGCGCGGCTGGCGGCCGGATCGCCCAGCGCGCGCGACGTGTTCGAGGCGGTCTGCGAGATCCGGCGCGCCAAGCTGCCGG
The DNA window shown above is from Achromobacter spanius and carries:
- a CDS encoding DoxX family protein, whose translation is MIDSRTAPYAALLLRVALGVMFLAHGLTKLLVFTLPGTAQFFAKIGFASWLAYPVTFFEVAGGILLILGVVPRWVAAIAVVQLFAASTVHFGNGWGFGNPGGGWEYPIFLTVAAAVLALLGDGKFALVKSGRR
- a CDS encoding DUF2167 domain-containing protein, which codes for MVGISPGTQLSNLSIYRLTLPGMHSKLVRLFQRLLQRLRHARTCRVFHAASTVKQEQHLGFSLVVTVLLALLVCTVAPTSAAPTADPAQAKPAKPLTFKEALSAELEILRNPMVQLILDRGGSIGDGKLLEVIDQAQQAGIAGDLPEDVVARLEVWRKERAIEEAYRKAPWVHGPARIAIKGPVYLQVPKGFKYLAPEAAEMLPHGYKTLSSRALVSNDDDTFGAFITVSEPGHFAPEQLALNADSILHRIQDKFTNPLRNAKGFMDIQHGIVAKPEWIDPPHYDKERHVVSWSHTEPRQTSPRMFAARLGKTWAAELQVITPGDSSTETPIMRAQKVAAAIEFSPGEGYDDADTRTPKAGMSMIDVIGGREFKYIPYIAPQPSTWETIKTPLLRVAPLMFLILALLVGAIRARKEE
- a CDS encoding DUF2946 family protein, coding for MDQSVKDALARWPNVPAVFGWLSLDARGRWRLHPQGQANDGGPGEPITNTQILEFISRNYERDDAGRWFFQNGPQRVFVRLDAAPLVLRLADDNRGLITHTDVSIDAVSAWWLDDEGQLYASTPMGAGIVLDRDLQPLLERMRTQAGEPLLDALAELAASHSMTALWPDVYAAAPLHAIAQADIAARLGFDPAPHAPAA
- the murB gene encoding UDP-N-acetylmuramate dehydrogenase; protein product: MSNSFDGPAPDSLCPAAQDLTCLNTLGLASRADAFVALRDPAQLPALSALAQAAPSLLVLGGGSNVVLPERVPGLVARVAFQGVRLLEARPDAWIVEAAGGENWHGFVSACVAQGWDGLENLALIPGTVGASPVQNIGAYGVELQERFHGLTAWDVRKARFVEMQAADCRFSYRDSTFKHDEPGRWIIVSVRFALPRPWRPVLEYPDLQRHARLAAGSPSARDVFEAVCEIRRAKLPDPTVTGNAGSFFKNPIVPAAQRDALTARFPGLVSYAQADGRYKLAAGWLIDQCGWKGKALGAAGVHDRQALVLINRGGATAADIMGLARAVQDAVADRYGVRLEPEPVVV
- a CDS encoding nuclear transport factor 2 family protein is translated as MSRPVFLRAFAALLFSVLACAAQATPEQEAANKAAVLAFYEKGLNQKDADAALKYVGDRYVQHNPNAADGPEGFRQFIAFLRDKYPASHSEIKRVFTDGDYVILHVHAVREPGTRGNAIIDIFRLEGGKIVEHWDAVQPIPEKAANGNGMF